Below is a window of Bacteroidia bacterium DNA.
TGAAAGTGCTGGATATGGGAGCCGGACATGGAGCATTTACCAGCAGGCTGTATGATATGGGCTATGATGTGCATGCCTGCGATCTTTTTCCGGAAATATTTCAGTTCGATAAAGTTGAATGCAGAAAAGTGGATATCACCAGGAAGTTTCCCTATGAGGATAATTCTTTCGATCTTGTAATTGCTATAGAAGTCAGCGAACATATTCTTGATCACGAAAATTTTTTCAGTGAAACGGGCAGAATCCTGAAGCCGGATGGAAAGCTATATATTTCCACTCCCAATATTTTATCTTTAAAATCAAGGTTTCGATTTCTGTTCAGGGGGTTTTATTATAGTTTTAAACCCCTGGAATTAAAAAATAGGTATAGGCGCTTAGGTAGCAATATGTTATTTTTGCTCCATGTTAA
It encodes the following:
- a CDS encoding class I SAM-dependent methyltransferase, with the protein product MKEIAPIAMPGTHQKFLEYFRERKEPTEMKVLDMGAGHGAFTSRLYDMGYDVHACDLFPEIFQFDKVECRKVDITRKFPYEDNSFDLVIAIEVSEHILDHENFFSETGRILKPDGKLYISTPNILSLKSRFRFLFRGFYYSFKPLELKNRYRRLGSNMLFLLHV